In Mesoplodon densirostris isolate mMesDen1 chromosome 5, mMesDen1 primary haplotype, whole genome shotgun sequence, a single window of DNA contains:
- the COL8A1 gene encoding collagen alpha-1(VIII) chain isoform X2 — MAGPPARLQLLGVLLTISLGSVRLIQAGAYYGIKPLPPQIPQIPPQIPQYQPLGQQVPHMPLGKDGLHMGKELPHMQYGKEYPHLPQYMKEIQPAPRMGKEAAPKKGKEIPLASLRGEQGPRGEPGPRGPPGPPGLPGQGIPGIKGKPGPQGYPGIGKPGMPGMPGKPGAMGMPGAKGEIGPKGEMGPMGIPGPQGPPGPHGLPGIGKPGGPGLPGQPGAKGERGPKGPPGPPGLQGPKGEKGFGMPGLPGLKGPPGMHGPPGPVGLPGVGKPGVTGFPGPQGPLGKPGPPGEPGPQGPIGVPGFQGPPGMPGIGKPGQDGIPGQPGFPGGKGEQGLPGPPGPPGPPGIGKPGFPGPKGDRGIGGIPGALGPRGERGPTGAPGLGGPPGEPGLPGIPGPMGPPGAIGFPGPKGEGGAVGPQGPLGPKGEPGLQGFPGKPGFLGEAGPPGMRGLPGPIGPKGEAGHKGLPGLPGAPGLLGQKGEPGIPGEQGLQGPPGIPGIAGPSGPIGPPGIPGPKGEPGLPGPPGFPGVGKPGVAGLHGAPGKPGALGPQGQPGLPGPPGPPGPPGLPAVMPPTPPPHGEYLPDMGLGIDGVKPPHAYGAKKGKNGGPAYEMPAFTAELTAPFPPVGAPVKFDKLLYNGRQNYNPQTGIFTCEVPGVYYFAYHVHCKGGNVWVALFKNNEPMMYTYDEYKKGFLDQASGSAVLLLRPGDRVFLQMPSEQAAGLYAGQYVHSSFSGYLLYPM, encoded by the exons ATGGCTGGTCCACCTGCCCGTCTGCAGCTGCTGGGAGTACTGCTTACCATTTCCCTGGGTTCCGTCCGGCTCATCCAAGCTGGTGCCTACTATGGCATCAAGCCGCTGCCACCTCAAATTCCTCAGATTCCACCGCAAATTCCACAATACCAGCCCCTGGGCCAGCAAGTAcctcatatgcctttgggtaaaGATGGCCTTCACATGGGCAAGGAGCTGCCCCACATGCAGTATGGCAAAGAGTATCCACATCTACCCCAATATATGAAGGAAATTCAGCCGGCACCAAGAATGGGCAAGGAAGCAGCACCCAAGAAAGGCAAAG AAATACCATTAGCCAGTTTACGGGGGGAGCAAGGTCCCCGTGGAGAGCCTGGCCCAAGAGGACCACCTGGGCCCCCTGGTTTACCAGGTCAAGGGATACCTGGAATCAAAGGAAAACCAGGGCCACAGGGATATCCAGGAATTGGAAAGCCAGGTATGCCTGGAATGCCAGGAAAGCCAGGAGCCATGGGAATGCCCGGGGCCAAAGGTGAAATTGGACCCAAAGGGGAGATGGGACCCATGGGGATCCCAGGACCGCAAGGACCTCCAGGGCCTCACGGACTTCCTGGCATTGGGAAGCCAGGTGGGCCAGGGTTACCAGGGCAACCAGGTGCCAAAGGTGAGCGAGGACCCAAAGGACCACCAGGACCTCCAGGCCTTCAGGGTCCTAAAGGAGAGAAGGGCTTCGGGATGCCAGGTCTGCCGGGCCTGAAGGGTCCTCCAGGGATGCATGGCCCTCCCGGCCCTGTCGGACTTCCAGGAGTGGGCAAACCAGGAGTGACAGGCTTCCCTGGGCCCCAGGGCCCCCTGGGAAAGCCAGGCCCTCCAGGCGAACCTGGGCCACAAGGCCCTATAGGGGTCCCAGGGTTTCAAGGACCTCCTGGGATGCCTGGAATTGGAAAACCAGGCCAGGATGGGATCCCTGGGCAGCCAGGGTTTCCAGGTGGCAAAGGGGAGCAAGGACTGCCAGGACCGCCAGGACCCCCAGGCCCTCCAGGGATCGGGAAACCCGGCTTCCCAGGCCCCAAAGGCGACAGGGGCATAGGGGGTATTCCTGGGGCTCTGGGACCAAGAGGGGAGAGAGGACCAACAGGTGCCCCTGGATTGGGGGGCCCCCCAGGAGAGCCAGGCCTGCCTGGAATCCCAGGTCCCATGGGCCCTCCAGGGGCTATCGGTTTCCCCGGACCCAAAGGAGAAGGTGGGGCTGTGGGGCCACAGGGGCCACTAGGTCCCAAGGGTGAGCCAGGGCTTCAAGGCTTCCCAGGAAAGCCAGGTTTCCTTGGTGAAGCTGGGCCCCCTGGCATGAGGGGTTTGCCAGGTCCCATAGGGCCCAAGGGGGAGGCTGGGCATAAAGGTTTGCCAGGGCTCCCTGGTGCCCCAGGGCTGCTTGGACAGAAGGGAGAGCCAGGAATTCCAGGGGAACAGGGCTTACAAGGCCCCCCAGGTATCCCAGGGATTGCAGGCCCGAGTGGCCCCATTGGACCGCCTGGAATTCCTGGCCCCAAAGGGGAACCGGGTCTCCCAGGGCCCCCTGGGTTCCCTGGAGTCGGGAAGCCCGGAGTAGCAGGACTTCACGGCGCCCCAGGGAAGCCTGGTGCCCTTGGTCCCCAAGGCCAGCCTGGCCTTCCAGGGCCCCCAGGCCCTCCAGGGCCCCCGGGACTCCCAGCTGTGATGCCCCcgacaccaccaccccatggagaGTATCTACCAGATATGGGGCTGGGAATTGACGGAGTGAAACCCCCCCATGCCTATGGGGCTAAGAAAGGCAAGAACGGAGGGCCAGCCTACGAGATGCCTGCATTTACCGCTGAGCTGACTGCGCCTTTCCCGCCCGTGGGGGCCCCAGTGAAGTTTGACAAACTGCTCTATAACGGCAGACAGAACTACAACCCGCAGACGGGCATCTTCACCTGTGAGGTCCCTGGGGTCTACTACTTTGCATACCATGTTCACTGCAAGGGGGGCAACGTGTGGGTTGCTCTGTTCAAGAACAACGAGCCCATGATGTACACGTATGACGAGTACAAGAAGGGCTTCCTGGACCAGGCGTCCGGGAGCGCGGTGCTGCTGCTCCGGCCCGGAGACCGGGTGTTCCTCCAGATGCCCTCTGAACAGGCTGCGGGACTGTATGCTGGGCAGTACGTCCATTCCTCTTTTTCAGGGTATTTATTGTATCccatgtaa
- the COL8A1 gene encoding collagen alpha-1(VIII) chain isoform X1, protein MAGPPARLQLLGVLLTISLGSVRLIQAGAYYGIKPLPPQIPQIPPQIPQYQPLGQQVPHMPLGKDGLHMGKELPHMQYGKEYPHLPQYMKEIQPAPRMGKEAAPKKGKAEIPLASLRGEQGPRGEPGPRGPPGPPGLPGQGIPGIKGKPGPQGYPGIGKPGMPGMPGKPGAMGMPGAKGEIGPKGEMGPMGIPGPQGPPGPHGLPGIGKPGGPGLPGQPGAKGERGPKGPPGPPGLQGPKGEKGFGMPGLPGLKGPPGMHGPPGPVGLPGVGKPGVTGFPGPQGPLGKPGPPGEPGPQGPIGVPGFQGPPGMPGIGKPGQDGIPGQPGFPGGKGEQGLPGPPGPPGPPGIGKPGFPGPKGDRGIGGIPGALGPRGERGPTGAPGLGGPPGEPGLPGIPGPMGPPGAIGFPGPKGEGGAVGPQGPLGPKGEPGLQGFPGKPGFLGEAGPPGMRGLPGPIGPKGEAGHKGLPGLPGAPGLLGQKGEPGIPGEQGLQGPPGIPGIAGPSGPIGPPGIPGPKGEPGLPGPPGFPGVGKPGVAGLHGAPGKPGALGPQGQPGLPGPPGPPGPPGLPAVMPPTPPPHGEYLPDMGLGIDGVKPPHAYGAKKGKNGGPAYEMPAFTAELTAPFPPVGAPVKFDKLLYNGRQNYNPQTGIFTCEVPGVYYFAYHVHCKGGNVWVALFKNNEPMMYTYDEYKKGFLDQASGSAVLLLRPGDRVFLQMPSEQAAGLYAGQYVHSSFSGYLLYPM, encoded by the exons ATGGCTGGTCCACCTGCCCGTCTGCAGCTGCTGGGAGTACTGCTTACCATTTCCCTGGGTTCCGTCCGGCTCATCCAAGCTGGTGCCTACTATGGCATCAAGCCGCTGCCACCTCAAATTCCTCAGATTCCACCGCAAATTCCACAATACCAGCCCCTGGGCCAGCAAGTAcctcatatgcctttgggtaaaGATGGCCTTCACATGGGCAAGGAGCTGCCCCACATGCAGTATGGCAAAGAGTATCCACATCTACCCCAATATATGAAGGAAATTCAGCCGGCACCAAGAATGGGCAAGGAAGCAGCACCCAAGAAAGGCAAAG CAGAAATACCATTAGCCAGTTTACGGGGGGAGCAAGGTCCCCGTGGAGAGCCTGGCCCAAGAGGACCACCTGGGCCCCCTGGTTTACCAGGTCAAGGGATACCTGGAATCAAAGGAAAACCAGGGCCACAGGGATATCCAGGAATTGGAAAGCCAGGTATGCCTGGAATGCCAGGAAAGCCAGGAGCCATGGGAATGCCCGGGGCCAAAGGTGAAATTGGACCCAAAGGGGAGATGGGACCCATGGGGATCCCAGGACCGCAAGGACCTCCAGGGCCTCACGGACTTCCTGGCATTGGGAAGCCAGGTGGGCCAGGGTTACCAGGGCAACCAGGTGCCAAAGGTGAGCGAGGACCCAAAGGACCACCAGGACCTCCAGGCCTTCAGGGTCCTAAAGGAGAGAAGGGCTTCGGGATGCCAGGTCTGCCGGGCCTGAAGGGTCCTCCAGGGATGCATGGCCCTCCCGGCCCTGTCGGACTTCCAGGAGTGGGCAAACCAGGAGTGACAGGCTTCCCTGGGCCCCAGGGCCCCCTGGGAAAGCCAGGCCCTCCAGGCGAACCTGGGCCACAAGGCCCTATAGGGGTCCCAGGGTTTCAAGGACCTCCTGGGATGCCTGGAATTGGAAAACCAGGCCAGGATGGGATCCCTGGGCAGCCAGGGTTTCCAGGTGGCAAAGGGGAGCAAGGACTGCCAGGACCGCCAGGACCCCCAGGCCCTCCAGGGATCGGGAAACCCGGCTTCCCAGGCCCCAAAGGCGACAGGGGCATAGGGGGTATTCCTGGGGCTCTGGGACCAAGAGGGGAGAGAGGACCAACAGGTGCCCCTGGATTGGGGGGCCCCCCAGGAGAGCCAGGCCTGCCTGGAATCCCAGGTCCCATGGGCCCTCCAGGGGCTATCGGTTTCCCCGGACCCAAAGGAGAAGGTGGGGCTGTGGGGCCACAGGGGCCACTAGGTCCCAAGGGTGAGCCAGGGCTTCAAGGCTTCCCAGGAAAGCCAGGTTTCCTTGGTGAAGCTGGGCCCCCTGGCATGAGGGGTTTGCCAGGTCCCATAGGGCCCAAGGGGGAGGCTGGGCATAAAGGTTTGCCAGGGCTCCCTGGTGCCCCAGGGCTGCTTGGACAGAAGGGAGAGCCAGGAATTCCAGGGGAACAGGGCTTACAAGGCCCCCCAGGTATCCCAGGGATTGCAGGCCCGAGTGGCCCCATTGGACCGCCTGGAATTCCTGGCCCCAAAGGGGAACCGGGTCTCCCAGGGCCCCCTGGGTTCCCTGGAGTCGGGAAGCCCGGAGTAGCAGGACTTCACGGCGCCCCAGGGAAGCCTGGTGCCCTTGGTCCCCAAGGCCAGCCTGGCCTTCCAGGGCCCCCAGGCCCTCCAGGGCCCCCGGGACTCCCAGCTGTGATGCCCCcgacaccaccaccccatggagaGTATCTACCAGATATGGGGCTGGGAATTGACGGAGTGAAACCCCCCCATGCCTATGGGGCTAAGAAAGGCAAGAACGGAGGGCCAGCCTACGAGATGCCTGCATTTACCGCTGAGCTGACTGCGCCTTTCCCGCCCGTGGGGGCCCCAGTGAAGTTTGACAAACTGCTCTATAACGGCAGACAGAACTACAACCCGCAGACGGGCATCTTCACCTGTGAGGTCCCTGGGGTCTACTACTTTGCATACCATGTTCACTGCAAGGGGGGCAACGTGTGGGTTGCTCTGTTCAAGAACAACGAGCCCATGATGTACACGTATGACGAGTACAAGAAGGGCTTCCTGGACCAGGCGTCCGGGAGCGCGGTGCTGCTGCTCCGGCCCGGAGACCGGGTGTTCCTCCAGATGCCCTCTGAACAGGCTGCGGGACTGTATGCTGGGCAGTACGTCCATTCCTCTTTTTCAGGGTATTTATTGTATCccatgtaa